In Escherichia ruysiae, a genomic segment contains:
- a CDS encoding YjbH domain-containing protein: MKKRHLLSLLALGISTACYGETYPAPIGPSQSDFGGVGLLQTPTARMAREGELSLNYRDNDQYRYYSASVQLFPWLETTLRYTDVRTRQYSSVEAFSGDQTYKDKAFDLKLRLWEESYWLPQVAVGARDIGGTGLFDAEYLVASKAWGPFDFTLGLGWGYLGTSGNVKNPLCSASDKYCYRDNSYKQAGSIDGSQMFHGPASLFGGVEYQTPWQPLRLKLEYEGNNYQQDFAGKLEQKSKFNVGVIYRVTDWADVNLSYERGNTFMFGVTLRTNFNDLRPSYNDNARPQYQPQPQDAILQHSVVANQLTLLKYNAGLADPQIQAKGDTLYVTGEQVKYRDSREGIIRANRIVMNDLPDGIKTIRITENRLNMPQVTTETDVASLKNHLVGEPLGHETKLAQKRVEPVVPQSTEQGWYIDKSRFDFHIDPVLNQSVGGPENFYMYQLGVMGTADLWLTDHLLTTGSLFANLANNYDKFNYTNPPQDSHLPRVRTHVREYVQNDVYVNNLQANYFQHLGNGFYGQVYGGYLETMFGGAGAEVLYRPLDSNWAFGLDANYVKQRDWRSAKDMMKFTDYSVKTGHLTAYWTPSFAQDVLVKASVGQYLAGDKGGTLEIAKRFDSGVVVGGYATITNVSKEEYGEGDFTKGVYVSVPLDLFSSGPTRSRAAIGWTPLTRDGGQQLGRKFQLYDMTSDRSVNFR, encoded by the coding sequence ATGAAAAAAAGACATCTGCTTAGCTTACTGGCGCTGGGCATTAGCACGGCCTGCTATGGCGAAACGTATCCAGCGCCCATCGGGCCGTCGCAATCGGATTTCGGCGGCGTCGGTCTGTTACAAACGCCCACCGCGCGCATGGCGCGGGAAGGGGAATTAAGTTTGAACTATCGTGATAACGATCAGTACCGTTATTACTCTGCTTCAGTGCAACTCTTCCCGTGGCTGGAAACAACGCTGCGCTACACCGATGTGCGCACCCGGCAGTACAGCAGCGTCGAAGCGTTCTCTGGCGATCAAACGTATAAAGATAAAGCCTTCGATCTCAAACTGCGTTTGTGGGAAGAGAGTTACTGGCTGCCGCAAGTGGCGGTTGGTGCGCGGGATATCGGCGGTACGGGGCTGTTTGATGCGGAATATCTTGTTGCCAGCAAAGCCTGGGGGCCGTTCGATTTTACGCTCGGCCTGGGCTGGGGATATCTGGGCACCAGCGGTAATGTGAAAAATCCGCTCTGTTCAGCCAGTGATAAATATTGCTATCGCGATAACAGCTACAAACAGGCAGGATCTATCGACGGCAGCCAGATGTTCCACGGCCCGGCCTCACTGTTTGGCGGTGTGGAATACCAGACTCCCTGGCAGCCGCTGCGCCTGAAACTGGAGTATGAAGGCAATAATTATCAGCAGGATTTTGCCGGGAAGCTGGAGCAAAAAAGTAAGTTTAACGTCGGGGTGATTTATCGCGTTACCGATTGGGCCGACGTTAACCTTAGCTATGAACGCGGTAACACCTTTATGTTTGGCGTTACGTTGCGCACCAACTTTAACGATCTACGTCCTTCGTACAACGATAACGCCCGACCGCAATATCAACCGCAGCCACAGGATGCCATTTTGCAGCATTCGGTGGTGGCGAATCAGCTAACACTGTTGAAATATAACGCCGGACTGGCCGATCCGCAGATCCAGGCGAAAGGCGATACGCTGTATGTTACCGGCGAGCAGGTGAAATATCGTGATTCGCGTGAAGGGATCATTCGCGCTAATCGGATCGTGATGAACGATCTGCCGGATGGGATCAAAACGATCCGTATCACGGAAAACCGCCTTAACATGCCGCAGGTGACGACGGAAACCGATGTCGCCAGCCTGAAAAATCATCTCGTCGGCGAGCCGCTTGGGCATGAAACGAAGCTGGCGCAAAAACGCGTCGAGCCGGTGGTTCCGCAGTCCACCGAGCAGGGCTGGTATATCGACAAATCGCGCTTTGATTTCCATATCGATCCGGTGCTGAACCAGTCGGTTGGTGGCCCGGAAAACTTTTACATGTACCAACTGGGCGTGATGGGAACGGCGGATTTGTGGCTGACGGATCACCTGCTCACCACCGGTAGTCTGTTTGCTAACCTTGCCAACAACTACGACAAGTTTAACTACACTAATCCACCGCAGGACTCGCACTTACCGCGCGTTCGTACCCACGTGCGTGAGTATGTGCAGAACGATGTCTATGTGAATAACCTGCAAGCCAACTACTTCCAGCATCTGGGCAACGGCTTCTACGGTCAGGTCTACGGAGGTTATCTCGAAACCATGTTTGGCGGTGCGGGGGCGGAAGTGTTGTATCGCCCGCTGGACAGCAACTGGGCGTTTGGTCTGGATGCCAACTACGTTAAACAGCGTGACTGGCGTAGCGCGAAAGATATGATGAAGTTCACTGATTACAGCGTGAAAACCGGTCATTTGACCGCGTACTGGACGCCATCTTTCGCCCAGGATGTGTTAGTGAAAGCCAGCGTCGGGCAGTATCTGGCAGGGGATAAAGGTGGCACGCTGGAGATCGCCAAACGCTTTGATAGCGGCGTGGTGGTGGGTGGCTATGCCACGATCACGAATGTTTCGAAAGAAGAGTACGGAGAAGGGGACTTCACCAAAGGCGTGTATGTCTCTGTGCCGTTGGATCTCTTCTCGTCTGGCCCGACACGCAGCCGTGCGGCAATTGGCTGGACGCCGCTGACGCGTGACGGTGGTCAGCAACTTGGGCGTAAGTTCCAGTTGTATGACATGACCAGCGACCGAAGCGTGAATTTCCGCTAA
- the malG gene encoding maltose ABC transporter permease MalG codes for MAMVQPKSQKARLFITHLLLLLFIAAIMFPLLMVVAISLRQGNFATGSLIPEQISWDHWKLALGFSVEQADGRITPPPFPVLLWLWNSVKVAGISAIGIVALSTTCAYAFARMRFPGKATLLKGMLIFQMFPAVLSLVALYALFDRLGEYIPFIGLNTHGGVIFAYLGGIALHVWTIKGYFETIDSSLEEAAALDGATPWQAFRLVLLPLSVPILAVVFILSFIAAITEVPVASLLLRDVNSYTLAVGMQQYLNPQNYLWGDFAAAAVMSALPITIVFLLAQRWLVNGLTAGGVKG; via the coding sequence ATGGCAATGGTCCAACCGAAATCGCAAAAAGCACGTTTGTTTATTACTCACCTGCTACTGCTACTTTTTATCGCGGCGATTATGTTCCCGCTGCTGATGGTCGTCGCCATCTCGCTGCGTCAGGGGAACTTCGCGACCGGCAGCCTGATCCCGGAGCAAATCTCGTGGGATCACTGGAAACTGGCGTTAGGCTTTAGCGTTGAACAGGCCGATGGTCGCATTACGCCACCGCCGTTCCCGGTATTGCTGTGGCTGTGGAACTCAGTAAAGGTCGCCGGGATTTCCGCGATTGGTATCGTGGCGCTCTCCACCACCTGCGCCTACGCTTTTGCCCGTATGCGCTTTCCAGGCAAAGCGACGCTGCTGAAAGGAATGCTGATTTTCCAGATGTTCCCGGCGGTACTCTCACTGGTGGCGTTGTATGCGTTGTTTGACCGTCTGGGTGAGTACATTCCGTTTATCGGTCTGAATACCCACGGCGGCGTTATCTTTGCTTACCTGGGCGGGATTGCGCTGCACGTCTGGACGATTAAAGGTTATTTCGAAACCATCGACAGTTCGCTGGAAGAAGCGGCGGCGCTGGACGGTGCGACACCGTGGCAAGCCTTCCGCCTCGTACTGCTGCCGCTGTCAGTACCGATTCTGGCGGTAGTGTTCATCCTGTCGTTTATCGCTGCCATTACTGAAGTTCCGGTCGCGTCGTTGTTACTGCGTGACGTGAACAGCTACACCCTGGCCGTGGGGATGCAGCAATACCTCAACCCGCAAAACTACCTGTGGGGCGATTTTGCCGCCGCTGCCGTGATGTCTGCATTACCGATCACCATCGTCTTCTTGCTAGCTCAACGCTGGCTGGTCAATGGCCTGACGGCAGGTGGTGTGAAAGGTTAA
- a CDS encoding DUF3811 domain-containing protein, whose amino-acid sequence MALPRITQKEMTEREQRELKTLLDRARIAHGRVLTNAETNSIKKEYIDKLMVEREAEAKKARQLKKKQAYKPDPEASFSWSANTSTRGRR is encoded by the coding sequence ATGGCACTCCCCCGTATTACACAAAAAGAGATGACCGAGCGTGAACAGCGCGAATTAAAGACGCTACTGGATCGGGCGCGTATTGCGCATGGTCGTGTGTTGACCAATGCCGAAACCAACAGCATTAAAAAAGAGTACATTGATAAGCTGATGGTTGAGCGTGAGGCTGAGGCGAAAAAAGCCCGCCAGTTGAAGAAAAAGCAGGCTTACAAACCGGACCCTGAAGCGTCATTCAGTTGGTCGGCAAATACATCGACGCGCGGCAGACGCTGA
- the pgi gene encoding glucose-6-phosphate isomerase has translation MKNINPTQTAAWQALQKHFDEMKDVTIADLFAKDGDRFSKFSATFDDQMLVDYSKNRITEETLAKLQDLAKECDLAGAIKSMFSGEKINRTENRAVLHVALRNRSNTPILVDGKDVMPEVNAVLEKMKTFSQAIISGEWKGYTGKAITDVVNIGIGGSDLGPYMVTEALRPYKNHLNMHFVSNVDGTHIAEVLKKVNPETTLFLVASKTFTTQETMTNAHSARDWFLKAAGDEKHVAKHFAALSTNAKAVGEFGIDTANMFEFWDWVGGRYSLWSAIGLSIVLSIGFDNFVELLSGAHAMDKHFSTTPAEKNLPVLLALIGIWYNNFFGAETEAILPYDQYMHRFAAYFQQGNMESNGKYVDRNGNVVDYQTGPIIWGEPGTNGQHAFYQLIHQGTKMVPCDFIAPAITHNPLSDHHQKLLSNFFAQTEALAFGKSREVVEQEYRDQGKDPATLDYVVPFKVFEGNRPTNSILLREITPFSLGALIALYEHKIFTQGVILNIFTFDQWGVELGKQLANRILPELKDDKEISSHDSSTNGLINRYKAWRG, from the coding sequence ATGAAAAACATCAATCCAACGCAGACCGCTGCCTGGCAGGCACTACAGAAACACTTCGATGAAATGAAAGACGTTACGATCGCCGATCTTTTTGCTAAAGATGGCGATCGTTTTTCTAAGTTCTCCGCAACCTTCGACGATCAGATGCTGGTGGATTACTCCAAAAACCGCATCACCGAAGAAACTCTGGCGAAATTGCAGGATCTGGCGAAAGAGTGCGATCTGGCTGGCGCGATTAAGTCGATGTTCTCTGGCGAGAAGATTAACCGCACCGAAAACCGTGCCGTGCTGCACGTGGCGCTGCGTAATCGTAGTAATACGCCGATTCTGGTTGATGGCAAAGACGTAATGCCGGAAGTCAACGCGGTGCTGGAGAAGATGAAAACCTTCTCGCAAGCGATTATTTCCGGTGAGTGGAAGGGTTATACCGGCAAAGCAATCACCGACGTGGTGAACATCGGTATCGGCGGTTCTGACCTCGGCCCGTACATGGTGACCGAAGCACTGCGTCCGTACAAAAATCACCTGAATATGCACTTCGTTTCTAACGTTGACGGAACTCACATCGCAGAAGTGCTGAAAAAAGTGAACCCTGAAACCACGCTGTTCCTGGTGGCGTCTAAAACCTTCACCACTCAGGAAACCATGACCAACGCCCATAGCGCGCGTGACTGGTTCCTGAAAGCGGCCGGTGATGAGAAGCACGTTGCGAAACACTTTGCGGCGCTCTCCACCAATGCGAAAGCCGTTGGCGAGTTTGGTATTGATACCGCCAACATGTTCGAGTTCTGGGACTGGGTCGGCGGCCGTTACTCTTTGTGGTCAGCGATTGGTCTGTCGATTGTTCTCTCCATCGGCTTTGATAACTTCGTTGAACTGCTTTCCGGCGCACACGCGATGGACAAGCATTTCTCCACCACGCCAGCCGAGAAAAACCTGCCTGTATTGCTGGCGCTGATCGGCATCTGGTACAACAATTTCTTTGGCGCGGAAACTGAAGCGATTCTGCCGTATGACCAGTATATGCACCGTTTCGCGGCGTACTTCCAGCAGGGCAATATGGAATCCAACGGCAAATACGTTGACCGTAACGGTAACGTAGTGGATTACCAGACTGGCCCGATTATCTGGGGTGAGCCGGGTACAAACGGGCAACATGCGTTTTACCAGCTGATCCACCAGGGAACCAAAATGGTGCCGTGCGATTTCATCGCGCCGGCTATCACCCATAACCCGCTCTCTGATCACCACCAGAAACTGCTGTCTAACTTCTTCGCTCAGACCGAAGCTCTGGCCTTTGGTAAATCCCGCGAAGTGGTAGAGCAGGAATATCGCGATCAGGGTAAAGATCCGGCGACGCTCGACTATGTAGTGCCGTTTAAAGTGTTCGAAGGTAACCGTCCGACCAACTCCATCCTGCTGCGCGAAATCACCCCGTTCAGCCTGGGGGCGTTGATTGCGCTGTATGAGCACAAAATCTTTACTCAAGGCGTGATCCTGAACATCTTCACCTTTGACCAGTGGGGCGTGGAGCTGGGTAAACAGCTGGCTAACCGTATTCTGCCGGAGCTGAAAGATGACAAAGAAATCAGCAGCCACGATAGCTCGACCAATGGTCTGATTAACCGCTATAAGGCGTGGCGCGGTTAA
- a CDS encoding YjbF family lipoprotein: MKRPALILICLLLQACSATTKELGNSLWDSLFGTPGVQLTDDDIQNMPYASQYMQLNGGPQLFVVLAFAEDGQQKWVTQDQATLVTQHGRLVKTLLGGDNLIEVNNLAADPLIKPAQIVDGATWTRTMGWTEYQQVRYATARSVFKWDGTDTVNVGSDETPVRVLDEEVSTDQARWHNRYWIDSEGQIRQSEQYLGADYFPVKTTLIKAATQ, translated from the coding sequence GTGAAGCGACCTGCACTCATTCTTATCTGCCTGCTATTACAGGCCTGTTCAGCCACGACTAAAGAGCTGGGCAATTCACTGTGGGACAGTCTGTTCGGCACGCCAGGCGTACAGCTGACGGACGATGATATTCAAAATATGCCCTACGCCAGCCAGTACATGCAGCTTAATGGCGGGCCGCAGTTATTTGTGGTGCTGGCCTTCGCTGAAGACGGACAACAAAAATGGGTCACTCAGGATCAGGCCACTCTCGTCACACAACATGGTCGTCTGGTGAAGACTTTGCTTGGCGGCGACAACCTGATTGAAGTAAATAACCTTGCCGCCGACCCGCTGATTAAACCCGCACAAATTGTTGATGGCGCAACCTGGACGCGCACGATGGGCTGGACCGAGTACCAGCAGGTACGCTACGCCACCGCACGCTCAGTCTTCAAATGGGATGGCACCGATACCGTCAACGTCGGCAGCGATGAAACTCCGGTTCGCGTGCTGGACGAAGAAGTCTCCACCGACCAGGCGCGCTGGCATAACCGCTATTGGATCGACAGCGAAGGACAAATTCGCCAGTCGGAACAGTATCTCGGCGCGGATTATTTCCCGGTGAAAACCACTCTCATCAAGGCAGCAACACAATGA
- the psiE gene encoding phosphate-starvation-inducible protein PsiE encodes MTSLSRPRVEFISTILQTVLNLGLLCLGLILVVFLGKETVHLADVLFAPEQTSKYELVEGLVVYFLYFEFIALIVKYFQSGFHFPLRYFVYIGITAIVRLIIVDHKSPLDVLIYSAAILLLVITLWLCNSKRLKRE; translated from the coding sequence ATGACGTCGTTATCTCGTCCGCGCGTGGAGTTTATCTCCACCATTTTGCAGACCGTTCTCAATCTTGGCCTGCTGTGCCTCGGCCTGATTCTGGTCGTATTCCTCGGCAAAGAAACGGTGCATCTGGCTGATGTGCTGTTCGCGCCAGAACAAACCAGCAAATATGAGCTGGTGGAAGGGCTGGTGGTTTACTTTCTCTATTTCGAATTTATCGCCCTGATTGTGAAGTATTTTCAATCCGGCTTTCACTTTCCCTTACGTTACTTTGTCTATATCGGGATCACCGCCATTGTGCGCTTGATCATCGTCGATCATAAATCGCCACTGGATGTGTTGATCTACTCGGCAGCGATCCTGCTACTGGTGATCACCCTATGGCTATGTAATTCGAAACGGCTGAAGCGGGAGTAA
- a CDS encoding capsule biosynthesis GfcC family protein, protein MIKQTIVALILSVGASSVFAAGTVKVFSNGSSEAKTLTGAEHLIDLVGQPRLANSWWPGAVISEELATAAALRQQQALLTRLADSSAEDAAAINALRQQIQALKVTGRQKINLDPDIVRVAERGNPPLQGNYTLWVGSAPSTVTLFGLISRPGNQPFTPGRDVASYLSGQSLLSGADRSYAWVVYPDGRTQKAPVAYWNKRHVEPMPGSIIYVGLADSVWSKTPDALNADILQTLTQRIPQ, encoded by the coding sequence ATGATTAAACAAACTATTGTCGCGTTGATTTTGAGCGTGGGAGCGTCATCGGTCTTTGCGGCGGGCACCGTCAAGGTGTTCAGCAATGGCAGCAGTGAGGCCAAAACGCTGACGGGCGCAGAGCATTTAATCGATCTGGTGGGGCAACCGCGACTGGCGAATAGCTGGTGGCCCGGTGCGGTGATCAGCGAAGAGCTGGCAACGGCAGCAGCATTGCGGCAGCAGCAGGCGTTGCTGACACGGCTGGCAGATTCCAGCGCCGAGGATGCCGCCGCGATTAACGCCTTACGTCAGCAAATTCAGGCGTTGAAGGTGACGGGCAGGCAAAAAATCAATCTTGATCCCGATATCGTCCGCGTTGCGGAACGTGGCAACCCGCCGTTGCAGGGCAACTACACGCTGTGGGTGGGTTCCGCTCCGTCAACGGTCACGCTGTTCGGGCTTATCAGTCGTCCTGGCAATCAGCCATTCACCCCAGGTCGCGACGTAGCGAGCTATCTCTCCGGGCAGAGCCTGCTTAGCGGTGCAGATCGCAGCTATGCGTGGGTGGTTTACCCGGACGGGCGAACGCAAAAAGCGCCGGTGGCTTACTGGAACAAGCGTCACGTAGAGCCGATGCCCGGCAGCATTATTTATGTTGGCCTGGCGGACTCCGTCTGGAGTAAGACGCCTGATGCCCTGAACGCCGACATTCTTCAGACTCTGACGCAGCGGATACCGCAATAA
- the yjbE gene encoding exopolysaccharide production protein YjbE, protein MRKVLYGILAISALAATSAWAAPVQVGEAAGSAATSVSAGSSSATSVSTVSSAVGVALAATGGGDGSNTGTTTTTTTSTQ, encoded by the coding sequence ATGAGAAAAGTTCTGTATGGCATTTTAGCCATATCTGCGCTTGCGGCGACTTCTGCGTGGGCTGCACCTGTACAGGTGGGCGAAGCGGCAGGGTCGGCAGCAACGTCGGTTTCGGCGGGCAGTTCCTCCGCGACCAGCGTCAGCACCGTAAGCTCGGCGGTGGGTGTCGCACTCGCGGCAACCGGTGGCGGTGATGGTTCTAATACCGGAACCACCACAACCACGACCACCAGTACCCAGTAA
- the malF gene encoding maltose ABC transporter permease MalF, producing the protein MDVIKKKHWWQSDALKWSVLGLLGLLVGYLVVLMYAQGEYLFAITTLILSSAGLYIFANRKAYAWRYVYPGMAGMGLFVLFPLVCTIAIAFTNYSSTNQLTFERAQEVLLDRSWQAGKTYNFGLYPAGDEWQLALTDGETGKHYLSDAFKFGGEQKLQLKESATQPEGERANLRVITQNRQALSNITAILPDDNKVMMSSLRQFSGTQPLYTLGDDGTLTNNQSGVKYRPNDQTGFYQSITADGNWGDDKLSPGYTVTTGWKNFTRVFTDEGIQKPFLAIFVWTVMFSLITVFLTVAVGMVLACLVQWEALRGKAVYRVLLILPYAVPSFISILIFKGLFNQSFGEINMMLSALFGVKPAWFSDPTTARTMLIIVNTWLGYPYMMILCMGLLKAIPDDLYEASAMDGASPFQNFFKITLPLLIKPLTPLMIASFAFNFNNFVLIQLLTNGGPDRLGTTTPAGYTDLLVNYTYRIAFEGGGGQDFGLAAAIATLIFLLVGALAIVNLKATRMKFD; encoded by the coding sequence ATGGATGTCATTAAAAAGAAACATTGGTGGCAAAGCGACGCGCTGAAATGGTCAGTGTTAGGTCTGCTTGGCCTGCTGGTGGGTTACCTTGTTGTTTTAATGTACGCACAAGGGGAGTACCTGTTCGCCATTACCACGCTGATTTTAAGTTCTGCGGGACTGTATATTTTCGCCAACCGGAAAGCCTACGCCTGGCGCTATGTTTATCCGGGAATGGCAGGAATGGGGCTGTTCGTGCTCTTCCCTCTGGTCTGCACCATCGCCATTGCTTTTACCAACTACAGCAGCACTAACCAGCTAACTTTTGAACGCGCCCAGGAAGTTCTGTTAGATCGTTCCTGGCAAGCGGGCAAAACCTATAACTTCGGGCTTTATCCGGCAGGTGATGAGTGGCAACTGGCGCTCACCGATGGCGAAACCGGTAAGCATTATCTCTCCGATGCCTTTAAATTTGGCGGCGAGCAAAAGCTGCAACTGAAAGAAAGTGCCACACAGCCTGAGGGCGAGCGCGCAAATCTGCGCGTGATTACCCAAAATCGTCAGGCGCTGAGCAACATTACCGCCATCCTCCCGGATGACAACAAAGTGATGATGAGCTCCCTGCGCCAGTTCTCTGGCACACAACCGCTCTACACACTGGGCGATGACGGTACGCTGACCAATAACCAGAGTGGCGTAAAATATCGTCCGAATGACCAGACCGGCTTTTACCAGTCCATCACCGCCGATGGCAACTGGGGCGACGACAAACTCAGCCCCGGTTACACCGTGACTACCGGCTGGAAAAACTTTACCCGCGTCTTCACCGACGAAGGCATTCAGAAACCGTTCCTCGCGATTTTCGTCTGGACCGTGATGTTCTCACTGATCACTGTCTTTTTAACGGTTGCAGTCGGCATGGTGCTGGCCTGTCTGGTGCAATGGGAAGCGTTGCGCGGCAAAGCGGTCTATCGCGTCCTGCTGATTCTGCCCTACGCGGTGCCATCGTTTATTTCAATCTTGATTTTCAAAGGGTTGTTTAACCAGAGCTTCGGTGAAATCAACATGATGTTGAGCGCGCTGTTTGGCGTGAAGCCCGCCTGGTTTAGCGATCCGACCACCGCACGGACGATGCTGATTATCGTCAACACGTGGCTGGGTTATCCGTACATGATGATCCTCTGCATGGGCTTGCTGAAAGCGATTCCTGACGACCTGTATGAAGCCTCAGCGATGGATGGCGCAAGTCCATTCCAGAACTTCTTTAAAATCACGCTGCCGCTGCTGATCAAGCCGCTGACACCGCTGATGATCGCCAGCTTCGCCTTTAACTTTAACAACTTCGTGCTGATTCAACTGTTGACCAACGGTGGCCCGGATCGTCTTGGCACCACCACGCCAGCCGGTTATACCGACCTGCTCGTTAACTACACCTACCGTATCGCTTTTGAAGGCGGCGGGGGTCAGGACTTCGGTCTGGCGGCAGCGATTGCCACGCTGATTTTCCTGCTGGTGGGTGCGCTGGCGATAGTGAACCTGAAAGCCACGCGAATGAAGTTTGATTAA
- a CDS encoding nucleotidyltransferase domain-containing protein: MPLNGVSAAMRERVSQQLKEIERRYGVKVLYACESGSRGWGFASPDSDYDVRFLYAHPLEWYLRVESPRDVIELPIDDELDVSGWEWRKALGLLKGANPTLIEWLDSPVVYQQDEETITALKAMVPKWFSPLRARWHYYSMARKNFRSYLQGDEVRLKKYFYVLRPLLAVRWVEAGKGVPPMRFAELLAGSELDAALRAEIDELLERKQRAGEAVYDSRRPLLHEFIRAELARGEIPPMLPDSRDGDVRELDGLLYQTVMGK; the protein is encoded by the coding sequence ATGCCATTAAATGGAGTCAGTGCTGCGATGCGCGAACGGGTATCGCAGCAGTTAAAAGAAATTGAACGGCGCTATGGCGTGAAAGTGCTGTACGCCTGCGAATCGGGGAGTCGCGGTTGGGGATTTGCCTCACCCGACAGTGACTATGATGTGCGTTTTTTGTATGCCCATCCGCTGGAATGGTATCTGCGGGTGGAGTCACCGCGCGATGTTATCGAACTGCCCATCGACGATGAGCTGGATGTTTCAGGTTGGGAGTGGCGTAAGGCGCTGGGATTATTGAAAGGCGCGAACCCGACGCTGATTGAATGGCTGGATTCACCGGTGGTCTATCAGCAAGACGAAGAAACGATAACGGCGCTAAAGGCGATGGTGCCGAAGTGGTTTTCTCCGCTACGTGCGCGCTGGCATTATTATTCGATGGCGCGGAAAAACTTTCGCAGTTATTTGCAGGGCGACGAAGTTCGACTGAAAAAATACTTTTACGTGCTGCGTCCATTGCTGGCTGTACGCTGGGTTGAAGCGGGTAAAGGTGTACCGCCAATGCGCTTTGCCGAGCTACTGGCGGGAAGCGAACTTGATGCGGCGTTACGCGCAGAAATAGACGAATTGCTGGAACGTAAACAGCGCGCGGGAGAAGCGGTGTATGATTCGCGCCGTCCTTTGTTGCATGAGTTTATTCGTGCGGAACTGGCGCGCGGGGAAATTCCTCCGATGTTACCGGATAGCAGGGACGGAGATGTCAGGGAACTGGATGGGTTGTTATATCAAACGGTAATGGGGAAATAA
- the lysC gene encoding lysine-sensitive aspartokinase 3 produces MPDIVVSKFGGTSVADFDAMNRSADIVLSDENVRLVVLSASAGITNLLVALAEGLEPVERFEKLDAIRNIQFAILERLRYPNVIREEIERLLENITVLAEAAALATSPALTDELVSHGELMSTLLFVEILRERDVQAQWFDVRKVMRTNDRFGRAEPDVVALAELSALHLTPRLSEGLVITQGFIGSESKGRTTTLGRGGSDYTAALLAEALHASRVDIWTDVPGIYTTDPRVVPAAKRIDKIAFEEAAEMATFGAKVLHPATLLPAVRSDIPVFVGSSKDPRAGGTLVCNKTENPPLFRALALRRKQTLLTLHSLNMLHSRGFLAEVFGILARHNISVDLITTSEVSVALTLDTTGSTSTGDTLLTQSLLMELSALCRVEVEEGLALVALIGNDLSKACGVGKEVFGVLEPFNIRMICYGASSNNLCFLVPGADAEQVVQTLHSNLFE; encoded by the coding sequence ATGCCCGATATTGTTGTCTCCAAATTTGGTGGTACTAGCGTGGCTGATTTCGACGCCATGAACCGCAGCGCCGACATTGTGCTTTCTGATGAGAATGTTCGTTTAGTTGTGCTTTCTGCTTCTGCGGGGATTACTAACCTACTTGTTGCACTGGCTGAAGGTCTGGAACCGGTTGAGCGTTTCGAAAAACTCGATGCTATTCGCAATATTCAGTTCGCCATTCTGGAGCGCCTGCGTTACCCGAACGTCATCCGTGAAGAGATTGAACGTTTGTTGGAGAACATTACCGTTCTGGCCGAAGCGGCGGCGCTGGCAACATCTCCGGCTCTGACGGATGAACTGGTTAGCCACGGCGAACTGATGTCTACTCTACTATTTGTTGAAATCCTGCGCGAACGCGATGTCCAGGCGCAGTGGTTTGATGTGCGTAAAGTGATGCGCACCAACGACCGGTTTGGTCGCGCGGAGCCAGATGTTGTTGCACTCGCGGAACTGTCTGCGTTGCATCTGACTCCACGGCTCAGTGAAGGTTTAGTCATTACCCAGGGCTTTATTGGTAGCGAAAGTAAAGGGCGTACAACAACACTTGGACGTGGCGGCAGCGATTATACGGCAGCCTTGTTGGCGGAAGCCTTACACGCATCTCGCGTTGATATCTGGACTGACGTCCCTGGCATCTACACGACCGATCCGCGCGTGGTGCCGGCAGCAAAACGCATTGATAAAATCGCTTTTGAAGAGGCCGCTGAAATGGCGACCTTTGGCGCGAAAGTGCTGCATCCAGCGACGTTGCTGCCCGCAGTGCGCAGCGATATTCCGGTGTTTGTCGGTTCCAGCAAAGACCCACGTGCAGGCGGTACGTTGGTGTGTAATAAAACCGAAAATCCACCGCTGTTCCGTGCACTGGCTCTGCGCCGTAAACAAACGCTATTAACCCTGCACAGCCTGAATATGCTGCATTCCCGTGGCTTCCTCGCGGAAGTTTTCGGTATCCTCGCGCGGCATAATATTTCGGTGGATTTAATTACTACGTCCGAAGTGAGCGTGGCATTAACTCTTGATACGACTGGTTCAACTTCCACTGGCGATACATTGTTGACGCAATCACTGCTGATGGAGCTTTCGGCGCTGTGCCGCGTGGAAGTGGAAGAAGGCCTGGCACTGGTGGCGCTGATTGGTAATGACCTGTCAAAAGCCTGCGGCGTCGGCAAAGAAGTATTTGGCGTGCTGGAACCGTTCAACATCCGCATGATTTGCTACGGCGCTTCCAGCAATAACCTGTGCTTCCTGGTGCCGGGTGCTGATGCGGAACAGGTGGTGCAGACATTGCATAGTAATTTGTTTGAGTAA